The genomic DNA GAGTGCCTCCTTCACCGCCAGCGCCACCGCGGGCGGGCGGGTGCGCGACACCACGACCCGCGGGGGGCCGTCGAAGGGAGGCGGTGCGGCCGTCTCGGGCGTGGACAGCGTGGTGTTCTGCGCGGGCAAGGCAACTGCCCCCGCCACGAGTTCGCCTGCGCTCCACAGCGCCACGTGCACGGCCCAATCGTCGCGGCCGAGTTCGGAGAACTCCCTGGTGCCGTCGAGAGGGTCGACGATCCAGACCCGATCGGCACTCAGCCGGGCCGGGTCGGCCCGTTGATCGGCCGTGGCCTCCTCCGACAGCACCGAGTCACCGGGACGCTGTGCCGCCAACTCAGCCATCAGAAACTCGTGAGCCTGCTTGTCCCCGGCCGCCTTTCGATCGGCAGCCGGGGCATCGGCAAAGTCGGCGCGGACATCAAGCAGCAGATCCCCGGCTCGGGTGGCCAACCGCGCGGCCAGCTCGTGATCGTTCACGAGAGTGATTCCAGCAGCTCGATCACCTGTTGGGCCAGCTCGTCGGTACTGAGGTCCGGCGTGAGCCGCAGATCCGGGTTCTTCGGCCGCTGGTACGGGCTGTCGATACCGGTGAAGTGGGTGATCTCACCGGCACGCGCCTTGGCGTACAGGCCCTTGGGGTCGCGCCGTTCGCAGTCCTCCAGCGGGGTGTCGCAGAACACCTCGTAGAAATCGAGACCCGCATCGGTGGCGACCTTGCGCGCGAGTGCGCGGTGCTCCGCCAGTGGGCTGATCGCGGGGACCAGCACAACCTGGCCGGAGTCGGCCAGAATGGCCGCGATGTGGGCCAGCCGGCGCTGGTTCTCGGCCCGGTCGGCCATCGAGAAGCCCAGGTCCGCGTTCAGCCCGTGGCGCAGGTTGTCACCGTCCAGAACGTATGCCGGAACACCCTTTTCGAGCAGCTTCTGCTCGACGAGCACCGCCACCGAGGACTTACCCGACCCGGACAGACCGGTGAACCACACGGTGCGGCCCTTCGACAGCCGATCCTCGGCGGTACACAGCGACTCGTGCCGAACCGTGTTGGGGCTCGCAACGTCGTGGCGCGTCTCACGCAACACCATTCCGGCGCCCACGGTGCCGTTGGTGGTGGGATCGATCAGGATGAACGATCCGGTGGCGGCATTGCGGCTGTATTCATCGAGCAGCAGCGGCGCCTGGGTGCGCAGCGAGACACGGCCCAGCTCATTGAGTTTGAGCGCGGTCGCGGACTTGTCCCGGTGCAAGGTGTTGACATCCAGGCGGTAGTCCAGCCCGGTCACCTTGGCCCTGGTGGTGCGGGTGGTGTGCTTGACCAGGTATTCACGGCCGGGCTCCAGTGACGATCCGTCGGCCATCCAGCACACCGTGGCGTCGAACTCCTGGGCGACCCGAGGCTGGTTGTTGGGCCGGGCGATCATGTCGCCGCGGGAGATGTCGATGTCGTCGGACAGGCTGATCGACACCGCCATCGGCGGGAAGGCCTCGTCGACCACACCGCTCGGGCCGTCGATCTGGGTGATGCGCGTGGGCTTTCCGGCCGGCAGCACAATCACGTCGTCCCCGGGACGCAGTACACCGCTGGCCACCGTGCCGGCGTAGCTGCGGTGGTCGGCGTGCTCGTGGGTCTGCGGCCGGATGACGTACTGCACCGGGAAGCGCACGTCGACGAGGTTGCGGTCACCGGCGATGTAGACGTCTTCCAGGTGACTCAGCAGCGACGGGCCCTCGTACCAGGGCGTCACATCGGATTTGGTCACCACGTTGTCACCGTTGAGCGCCGACATCGGGATGGTCGTCACGTCGTGCACGTCCAACCGGGCGGCGAACGCATGGAACTCGTCGCGGATCGCCTCGAAACGTTCCTGGTCCCAGTCGATCAGGTCCATCTTGTTCACGGCCAGCACGATGTGCTGGATGCCCAGCAGCGACGCCAGGAACGCGTGGCGGCGCGACTGCTCGAGCAGTCCGTGGCGGGCGTCGACCAGCACGATGACCAGTTGTGCGGTGGAGGCCCCGGTCACCATGTTGCGGGTGTACTGGATGTGCCCCGGGGTGTCGGCGATGATGAATTTCCGCTTGGCCGTGGCGAAGTAGCGGTAGGCGACATCGATCGTGATGCCCTGCTCCCGCTCGGCGCGCAGGCCGTCGGTGACCAGTGCCAGATCGGTGTAGTCGTGGCCGCGTTCCTTGGAAGTCCGCTCGACGGCGGCCAGCTGATCCTCCATGACCGCCTTGGAGTCGAACAACAGCCGGCCGATCAGGGTGGACTTGCCGTCGTCGACGGAACCCGCGGTGGCGATGCGAAGAAGCGTCGACATCAGAAATAGCCCTCTCGCTTGCGATCTTCCATTCCGGCCTCGGAGATCCGGTCATCGGCGCGGGTGGCGCCACGCTCGGTGAGCCGGGACACCGCGGTTTCGGCGATGACCTCCGAAACCGTTGCGGCCGTGGACTCCACACATCCAGTACAGGTGACGTCGCCGACGGTGCGGAACCGGACGGTCTTCTCGATCACCGGTTCGTCCTTGCGGGGCTGCAGGAACTTGTGCACCGCGAGCAGCATGCCGTCGCGCTCGAACACCGTGCGCTGGTGCGCGTAGTAGATGGACGGCAGCTTGATCTTCTCGGCGCCGATGTAGGACCAGATGTCGAACTCGGTCCAGTTGGAGATCGGGAAGGCACGGATGTGCTCGCCCTTGTTGTGCCGCCCGTTGTAGAGATTCCACAGCTCCGGCCGCTGCACCTTGGGGTCCCACTGGCCGAACTCGTC from Mycobacterium sp. DL440 includes the following:
- the cysC gene encoding adenylyl-sulfate kinase, producing the protein MSTLLRIATAGSVDDGKSTLIGRLLFDSKAVMEDQLAAVERTSKERGHDYTDLALVTDGLRAEREQGITIDVAYRYFATAKRKFIIADTPGHIQYTRNMVTGASTAQLVIVLVDARHGLLEQSRRHAFLASLLGIQHIVLAVNKMDLIDWDQERFEAIRDEFHAFAARLDVHDVTTIPMSALNGDNVVTKSDVTPWYEGPSLLSHLEDVYIAGDRNLVDVRFPVQYVIRPQTHEHADHRSYAGTVASGVLRPGDDVIVLPAGKPTRITQIDGPSGVVDEAFPPMAVSISLSDDIDISRGDMIARPNNQPRVAQEFDATVCWMADGSSLEPGREYLVKHTTRTTRAKVTGLDYRLDVNTLHRDKSATALKLNELGRVSLRTQAPLLLDEYSRNAATGSFILIDPTTNGTVGAGMVLRETRHDVASPNTVRHESLCTAEDRLSKGRTVWFTGLSGSGKSSVAVLVEQKLLEKGVPAYVLDGDNLRHGLNADLGFSMADRAENQRRLAHIAAILADSGQVVLVPAISPLAEHRALARKVATDAGLDFYEVFCDTPLEDCERRDPKGLYAKARAGEITHFTGIDSPYQRPKNPDLRLTPDLSTDELAQQVIELLESLS
- a CDS encoding 3'(2'),5'-bisphosphate nucleotidase CysQ, which gives rise to MNDHELAARLATRAGDLLLDVRADFADAPAADRKAAGDKQAHEFLMAELAAQRPGDSVLSEEATADQRADPARLSADRVWIVDPLDGTREFSELGRDDWAVHVALWSAGELVAGAVALPAQNTTLSTPETAAPPPFDGPPRVVVSRTRPPAVALAVKEALGGTLVEMGSAGAKVAAVIRGIADVYVHAGGQYEWDSAAPVAVARAAGLHTSRIDGSRLVYNSADPTLPDLIVCRPELAERVLAVTAG